The Pomacea canaliculata isolate SZHN2017 linkage group LG14, ASM307304v1, whole genome shotgun sequence genomic sequence AAGGTCCATCTTGTTGTTTTCTCACTTGTTACATTGTTTATGATAATTCTGCCATGCGATGGTGTAGCACAAAGCAAACTGTTGAATATATTTGTCACACCAACCTTCTCATCTGACTTTCATCACACTGATTGTCGTTATGGATGTCAGTCTGGCcgctgttattatttttcacctgtcatgtttatttttttatttaatttatttattatttttttatttatttatttaattttttttgtgagttaTCTTTGTAAGAAATCCCTAAAGCGATGAGCTCACAGCCTTTGTTGAACAGTTTCTATTGTTTTCATTGTCTGTaagtttattattgttgctcCTGCTTCTGTCATCTTCTAAATTCATGTCATCGCTGTTTGTATCTTCGGACCAGTTACTTTAAAATCCGTTTCTCTGATGTTCTTAAATGATTTCCAGTTAGAACCGTTGGCCTTATCCTATTATGAACTATTCACTAAGTTGCCATGGATACGGAAGTCAGGCACACAAGCAGTGTAGAGTTTGTAGTCAGCTGAAGAATGTGTCAGTGgtgtagagaaagaaaagggagtggttcatcgtcatcatcacatTAACTGACTCCATGAAGCCGTCATACTGTCAGCTCGTgaagtcttttatttctcctcctGGTTCTCCTTTCTGTCAGGACCCTCCCCTGTCGCCCATCATCATGTTGTCACTTCTTCCTTCAGTGGTCGTCAAGCACGTGGTCACTACTTGGTCTCGTGTTGTACCGAGCTTCCTACGAGATCTCGTCCTGCATTGTGATGGCTTTGCTTTCATCTTGCTCCAGGTCACACCGGGTCACACCAGGTCACAACGGGTCACTCCAGGGAGAatcgtttaatttttttcttaaatggaaGGCTGCGCTTCGTAAGAgatttttcaggaaaataatatcaaatataaGCTAAATCTCtaataatacaatttatttacaaacatttataatgaAGTGGGAAAACatggtaaatattaaaaaaatctttaaagccttttaaaacattttctcgtGTTGTGACATGTGAaatgttgttattgtgtttggTTCATTATATGGTTTAGTTATCTGCCCTTCCCTAGTGTAGCCAGTCAGCAAACTTTTCACATTCTTCATCGCCAGGTGTCTCAACCTTTCAGGTATTTCTTTCACTGTGTAGAGAGCCTCGCGGTACTTTAACTCAAATGTCTGGCCTGCCCTTACAACACCTTCATCATCCGTCGGCATGCTTCCTCCCGACATGACTCAGTCTGATATTTACCCCGAACCCACGTGGTCCCTCGTAAGTTTGCAGTCACATCCGGGGCTCCACAAGGGCAAGGTGTCATTTGACAGACAGCGACCCCCACACAAGGTTTATCTGTTCGTCTCTCACCTGTCGGTGATTTAAACTCATCATGTTTACTGGAGTAGTGGACCTCAGATTGAAGACTAGAAGGTCGTAGAAAGTTTTCTGTTAATGTTGTTATTGCTGCCACCCTTTCATCCACCCGGGGAACCATGAGGTTGATAAGGCTTGTCCAGCCTCTTCCCATCAGTAGTGCGGGTTGACCCGCCGGAAAACAGTTCAAAAtctatttaaacatttttgaatttCCTTCTGTATCACAGGTAAAACTGACGGTTCaatatttttgctattattataaaaatcagTAATGTCTATATTGTCTGTATCTGTCTATACACCCTCAGTGGACTGTGGTCGGGGTGTGGGGACAAAGCAAACATCAGTGTCTGGCTCTGTATTTACCTTCCCGCAGGCGCACAAGCAGTTTCCAGGAaataaatgtcacgtgacatacacGAGCATGAAggtacagaagtctgctgcgCTCACCTGAGTGTCTGTACAGGATGtgtagatggactgctgtctgtctgccgagaccaacgcctAGCCTCTTGCCAaattctccgctgttagtctcggcgagcctaaacaatgaatgtgactaaaccggaagctttgtacacacctgcctcgttttagtagttaactggaaaaaaaaattgtctgccagcagtccagtgatacatATGGCGACTAACAAACAGAGCTACCCATGGTTCATCCATTCATTGAGATCAGGGGtctgtctccccctccccctgctATTGTGGGTGGGGGAAAAGGTCAAATGTTGATGCCAAGACAATATTGTTTTAGTATTGGACGTTGGGCGTTTTcggtttgaaataaaatatggaaaCTGCAATGTTTATACAGACATAAAACTGTATGTTGCTGTTTAGTGTCCACCTGTCAACTCAGGGTTAAGCTTGTCATGTACCTTGACTTTGCTCGAGAAAACGGATGTGTAttgctcgctctctctctctctgtctttcacacatacagacacacgtacacatatatATTCTCACTCAaacacgctcgcacacacactatTTATTTTCCTCGCCGATGGGAGCAAGGTATATAGACACTTTTACTGCCTATGTTATCGtccatgaaaaaataatttctcacagCTACAAGTCCCTTGCAGCCATAACTCAAACCATCAAAGGCGACCCGCTCGTTGTCGATGTAGCCTTTGTAACCTCGCCACCACCCACAGGCGACAGATTTGCATGTAATTTGCGAGGACACACGTCACCACCGGCACGTGACCTCACTACACAGCACGTCACGCAGATACACCTCGGCTCTCGATATTGTCCTCGGTCTCCACATGCTGGGGAGAAGGGGCGAGGCTGGTGATTGATGGTTCAAATCTTGAATGCAGCAGTGCCACCCGCAAATTGATTGACCAGTGCCAGAGGGTCATGGCTCAGGAGCTATGTCTACACTATGTCTACACTATATATCTACACTACTTGTATCAGACCAGTACATCCAAATCTTAGCAATGGTTTATCAAATAAACATAAGATTATTGCGgtttagtattttttaagtGCGCGTGTGTTTACTGGATGTGAGGTATGGACAATCCACAGAATGTTGTATGAAAGGGTGGATTGATGACGGATAATGGGTGGAAGGAGGAGGTAAGGGAAAGAATGCTTTCTGTCGCCAGTGGCCGCGGATGACCGCTCTCTATGACAACCAAACATTCGAAGATGACAAGGCTGATACACAGGTCATGTACGACCCCACGCGCGATACGCCCTCGGAGTGGAATGGAGCGTATCGCTTCTACGCGCAGGTAGTGTATAGCAGCACCTTCTGATTGCAGAGTTTGAATGATTTTTAGTGTCTGGGTGTACGCGTGAGAAACAGAACgtgagagagtgaatgagagaggaGTGTGTGAATGACAATCATAGAATGTGCGAGAGCAAAGGAGAGACAAGAAAGCACGCAagcaaacagagaaagaaaaaataaaactaatgaaagcttactttgtattatttaattatttaaaatagacTGCGGACTTTGTATTTGAATATACATCCATTTTTACTCACGTATATGTAGatgtatatgaatatatatatatgacattaATATGTCAATTGTAATTACGGGAATAAAACATTTCCACTGCTCTGCTCACAGCCCAGGGGAGGCGACCATTACGAGCTACGGCGGAAGGAGGAAGGGTCCGGAAGTACAAGtgaactgtcacgtgacacctacGAGCATCGCAGCACTTGCCGGGTGCTGCTAATCGTCTTTCTTATTCTCAGTCTCATCGCTGTGGTCATCGCCGCCGTGGTTTTGGCAGTCTTGTGTAAGATGGTCTTATCGCGAGAGAGTTGAGGGCCTTCCTGTGTGTCTTCAGTTCCGCACGTGCGCGTATCCGAGTGTttaagtgtgtctgtgtgtgcgcgtgcgtgtgtgtgcacgtgtttgcGCATGCCCAGTGTATGTATGCACCCTACTCATATCACttatttattgtgatgtcaGTATCGGTCTTCTGGTACAAAGCTGGAGACACTGAGGACCTGTCCTCCCGCCATTAATAatattctcattttcttttcagtaacAAAGACGCCGTCGTCAGGAACGACAAGTAGGTATTGGGTTAcactgtgttgttgtttatatatgttgtttATATGTTGTTTATGTGGCACTAGTTATAAGAAAGATACTAATATAAGATACCAGTGGTACTGCAATGTTTCCGGGTGGATGCTGATTGAAGACGAAGTACCACCCTTACTGACTGATGAATGGTTATCAAGATGaatctgttaatgtttttatgatgTAAGCAATCTTATCGTGACAGAAGGTTGTATacttgggtttgtttgtttgttcttttattgcGATgcaaggatatatatatatgactggTGTGTGTATCGTTTGCGTATGTTTATGGTTGTGTCCATGTTGGTGTATGttgtaagtgagagagaaaagtctTAAAGTATAAAGTGGATGTTGTGGGATGAATAGAAGGGAGCGGGAGTTGggtgtaaacaaacatgtctgtCGTGTTTAATGCTGCCTGTCACGTGGTTTCAGCGGAGGAATTCCAGTCTCTCGTGCGAATAACTCAGGAACCATACATATCGCAGTACAACGATACCAGCAGTCCAGAGTTCAGggattttcaaaacaaattctgtGCTGAGGTACAGTAGACCTACATCATTAGTGACAGTCCTTTACtttcaaattaattaaaactgtttgcTTTATTCGCCATTTTTATCAATTTGTTCGTGTACCCGTTGTCTGGAATAAATTTGATGCAAGTGTGTATCCAGTATCGAGACTGTGCATGTAAGAGAGCGAGTTCGAATATTTGCATTGCATCATTGAGAATGAAGTTTGAATGGTTTTGAATAAATGTTGAAGAATCAGAGTCCGTGTTGTAGATGTCACGTGATCGCCTCGTATTTTCAGTAAGACCGGTATGTTCATACCTCCCTCCTGTTGTTTCAGTTGTTGGAGGAAGTGAAGAAAACAGAACCAGACCTCGCAGACGCGTATGAATGCGATGTTTTAGAAATAAGGTGAGACAtacatgcgtgtgtctgtgtgtcgaGGGGATGTGACAAGTATTTCTGCCCCTGTTTGAGTCTGTGTTCAACTTTCgcattgttttataaaaaaaattcgcCGTTAAAAGACCTAAAAATACTGTTCTTCATCTACCATCTGCTTGATTCTCAATCAGTCATTTAAAGAAAGTCATGAAAAGACAAAGTAGTACAACTGATGATAAAAGATGATAACTGCTAGTTGTACACTCTCTTTGTAATCTAAACAGTTGTGGATAGTCGTTTAATTGTCTCCTCACTTTTTAGTATTTATTTGTGGATCCCTGGTTGTTTGTACCTCGCCTGTAAGTGTGTATAGAGTACTTGTACTTGCAAGTGTGTAATCATAGACTCGTTTGTCAATGTATTTCTGCGCAACTGGAGACCCTGTGTCTGTACTCGTGTTTGGCAGGGTATAGCTCCATGTTGTGTCGAGGGTATCATTTACTAAAGACCATTCAAGCGGGTGGCATAGTACCCTCGCGCTCGTGAAAAGCTCCATGCAAGTAATGTCCCTTACCCGACAGTTTAATCTGTTTTGATGTCTTCATGGACCTTTTCACTGCTTGGATAGAGGACTTGATGTTGTCGTCTGCGTCGTTTGATGTCCTTTTCAATGCCAACCTTGCTATTCACGAGGGCGGAGTGATCGCTTAGAATGAGATCGAGAGACACAGCGCTCCCATACAATAATTACCACGTGACTccactgatttttgtttgtttgtttgtttgcctgtttgtttgtttgtttgcctgtttgtttgtttgtttgtgtgcttgtttgtttgtttgtttgcttgtgtgtttgtttgtttgcttgcttgtttgtttgtttgcctgtttgtttgtttgcttgtttgtttgtctgtttgtctgtttgtttgtttgtttgtttgtttgtttgtttgtttgtttgtttgtgctacACTGCCTTCTCATCGCCGATCTCTTTGTTCACTTTGCTCGTAGTGACTTTCTTCTTCCTGTACGACTCACAGTCAGCTTGTCTCTCACGTGACATTCCCACGTGACCTTACTTTCCGCCTGTGAGCTGATTACAGCCTCCACATGAAATCCTGGGCCATTGTCTAATTGTACACTCACTTGTTATCATGGTGTTGTGCTGAATGTGGTCACGTGTCCCTTGTGCAGGAATGGCAGTGTGGTGGTTCGATACCGACTTCGCCTCAAGCCCAGCAAGGTGCCCCCTGGGGCGTCTGCCTCCGACTTCAACAACCGCATCATGGCGACCATCAGCCAAGCGGTGCGCAATGGCAGCATCGGCAACTTCTCCACTGACACCAACATTGTGTGCGGAGCCACAGAAGTCGGAACCTTCGTCAACAGCAGCGACTGCGGGACACCACCGACAACGTCGTCGTCCACTACAGTCACTACCACGACGTCGACAGCTTCCTCTACCACATCGTCTCCTGCCCTCAATACTTCAACAACCCCATTAGTGACTAATACAACAACTACTTCCGCCCCTGGTATGAACACCTCTACAACAACCTCATCAACGGTTAATACTACAACGACATCACCGGTCCTAAACAtttccacaacaacaacaccaactaCATCAGTGACTGCTAATACAACATCCTCACCGACCACTACCACGACCATTACCACATCGCTGTCGACTTCTACAACAACATCCTTGCCAACCGTGTCTTCCATTCCAGCTTTCAACACTTCCACGACAACGTCAACGATATCAGCGACTTCCACTACAACTCCCAGACCAGCCGCGTCTTCCACCTCTGACCTCTCCACTTCAGCCTCGCTGTCATCATCAGTGACCTCAACAACAACTTCCacctcatcttcatcttttgtttCGACCACCAAGACTACCGAGTCGCTTTCTTCCACAACTGGAACTTTCTTGTCTGCAGCGGTCACTACGAGTGGGGCATCATCACCAGCGGTGTCGCCGACATCATCATCGACGACAAGTCAATCGTTGCCATTGTCTGAGACCATCTCGGATACTGTATTACTGTCCTCAACACAAGAGAGTTCTCTATTATCGTCTCTGTTTTCTGCTACCCCATGGCCGACGAGCCAGATTGTGGACATCTTcgcattgtcatcatcatcatcaatcgtcAGCACATTGTCTACCCCATCGTTCACGACCTTGCCTGCGTCGTTAAATGTGTTGTtgacaccatcatcatcatctccattTTCTGTCTTGACATCAGTCATGCCAACACCTGTGTGGAGCTCGCCGACGATGAATCAGATTTCGTCAGAAATGTCATCGTTGTTGTCTTTCAGTGAATCGTTCAACACTTTGTCAGACTTGTTAACTTCTACACCCATCGACTCGTCCAGTCTGATGTCAGAGTTGATGTCACTTGTCCCCACAACCTCCAGCGAGATACAAGTCTTGTCCTCAAAGTCGCCGAGTGCAGTCACACCCTCGGTACTGGGTGACACATCCTTGCCGGTGACATCGTCCGACCTCGACTCGTCCTCGTTATGGTTCAGCGCAACGACCGTGACTACTGAACCATTAATTGTGTCACCATCCTCTATGTCATCAGCTTTGTCGTCATCGATGGCTGGTGTCAGTTTCCAGACCCTTTCTACACAAACACCAGAACTGTCCACAACACCAACATGGAGTTCCAGCgagtctgttgttgttttggggtcGTCTGCGCTTGAAACTCTCCTCACAACCCACGAAGTTCTTTCCTCTACACAGTCGTTGTCGTCGCTGTTGCCTTCGGGCAGTACTGCAGTTTCGATCATGTCATCGACAGGGCTACCAGGTACATCACAGTTGTCATCAACGATAGACACGGTGACTGTAGTAACACGAACCAATCAAACTTTGTCACTGACCAGTGTGATCGGTCTGGAAACAGCTTCACCTTCAGTCACAGGTGTGGTCAGTCGGTCATCAGTGACCAGTGTGATTGGTCCCTCAGCAGTGACAAGTGTGATCAGTCCGTCATCGGTGTCCATTGTTGACAAACCAGCAACAGCCACAGTCTCTGGTTCAGTTCCCGGTGTGACAAGCTCGTCGTCTGACCTACTCACCAGTCCAGCAGCAGAATCACCATCAGCAACAACTGTGATTACACCAGCAACAGTCACAACATCTGTCACTAGGTTCATCACCCCAGCATCTGTGTCAGTAGCAGGTGTGATCACTTCCGACACAGCCTCATTCTCAATCACTGATATGATCAGTCCGTCATCTGTCATCAGTGTCAtcagtcaacaaacaaaatcacattcAGACTCCACCCTCACTCCTTTATCTAATTTACTCACCAGTGTGAGTAGTCCGGCAGTGGCCTCTGGGTCAGTCAGTAGTGTGACAGCATCATCCTCAGTCACCAACGTGGTCCAGTCCTCAACGGACTTTGTCATCACTCCGTCACGTGACTCGGTCACTAGCATGATCACCCCGGCAATGTCCTCGCTTTCAGTTAGTGGTGTGACTAGTACAGCAACAGCCACTGGCTCAGTCCCCACTGTCATCGGTTTGGCTACAACATCCCTGTCAGGTGTCAGCCAGACAGCTTCTGACTCCATGTCCACTGTCATCACTCCCGCAACATCTGCTGGGTCAGTCATCGGCGTGGTCATCTCAACGACAACTTCCAGCTCCGCAACCGCTCTGGTAACTTCTGCATCAGCAACCAGTGGGGTCACGATGGCAACATCTTCTGGGTCACTCACCAGTGGGGTCATCTCAGCCACATCTTCCAGTGTGATCACTCCGGCAACATCTTTGGGGTCAGTCACCAGTGTGATCAGCCCAGCAACAGCTTCTATCTCTACTTCCCGCGTGGTCCCTCTGGCAACCTCCACTGGGTCAGCCCCCAGCGTGATGACTTCCACAACATCTTCTGGGTCAGCCACCATTGCCATCAGCCCTTCGTCTACGTGGTCCTACGGTCTGGTCAACGCCACAGCAGAATCagggtcgtcgtcgtcgtcgtcgtcgctgctGCCTACACCACAGTTGGTGATGTCCACCCTCAGCAGCCCCTTCTCCCTTTCCGCAGCAGCTGCTACCTCCACATCGTCAGGTTCGTTGCAGCAGCCCTCGCTCACTACCCCGGATGTTGCGACGCCATCTGCAGGTATTGTTACTGGTGGTGGTTCGTCATCGCTTTCGTTGTCATCGCCAGTGCATGCTGCCTCCGCATCAACATCCGGTGTCATGATGTATGCTACAGTGACGTCAGTGTCAGCACCTGGCGTGACGTCAGACAGACCGGTGATAGTCACGCCAGTCACGTCTACTCCCATGACAGCGACAACGACGTACCTAGCCGTGACCGTGACCCCAGGGCTGTCATCCACTACTTCGACTGACGTTTTGACTGACGCACGTGTCGCTTTACCATCATCCTCGCTTTCACCGTACTCATCCACGACGTTGACTCGTGCCACTACGGCGATGACGATAGGCTTATCGACGATGCTAACATCTTCGACACCGACTATCACCAGGAGTGACGTAGGTGCGACCGTTGTGACAACCTCGTCGGGTTTATTGACGACATCTCCATCAGTATCCAAGGCAACAGCTGAGATTACTCATGTCACTTCCACATTTTCTACCCCCACGCTGTTACTGACATCGAGACTGTCGTCATCAACTGTCATCGAGTCAGCTTCGTCGTCGGTGTCTCATCTGTTGTTTTCTGTCTCAAAGTCTCAGACTTTTAGCGACGTCAGtacaactgtgacgtcagcaacacTCCCACAGCACTCGCTAGCCTCGTTCGCCTCGTTCACTGACTTGATGACGAGTACACTTGCCGCTGACCGTTCGATGACCCAACCGTTGTCAGTAACAGAGGTCATCACCTTTGCATCATCGATGTCAGCATTACATTCGTCACTAACATCGTCCATGTCGTCACCAGTAGGTTCAGGTAGTGTCAGGTCTCTTTCTGCAACTTTACCTCTCCTGTCTTCATCCTCTCCAGTCTTGTCGCTGGCTTTATCGCCATCAGCAACATCATCTGCGTTCTCGTCAGGGTCATCGTCATTGCCGGTCTTGTTACCAACCTTCACATCGGCTTCACTGCTGCCTCTGTCGTCTTTGACGACATCTGTTTTGTTATCGCCAGTGTCCACGACATCATTCTCGTTATCCATCCCGAACACTCTTCTGTCGTCATCACCCAGTCCAGCCTCTTCATCTCCGTTTTTGTCTTCAGTCCTTCATCCCTCATCCGAGGTACGGCTGCCATATTCATCCGGGTTACCTTCCTCGACCTTCTCTTCCTCATCTGTGACATTCTCATCAACATCCAGTCGCAGTCAAGAGATTAGTGCCTTCACAAGCATGAAAGCCGACACACCTGTCTCAACTGTGTCAGCGTCAACGTTGGGCAGTACTTCCGGTATGACGTCATATCTATCCGCGCCGCCTGTCACAATAAGCACGATCGCAGATATGTCGAGTCCGGTGTCACTGCTACATG encodes the following:
- the LOC112555454 gene encoding serine-rich adhesin for platelets-like isoform X2 translates to MVLLPADTRVLNMKLGTNGSVPPEVSSGQASTLPSTALDTPAGFPSDTASTMDAPTWKKRFHSHWPRMTALYDNQTFEDDKADTQVMYDPTRDTPSEWNGAYRFYAQPRGGDHYELRRKEEGSGSTSELSRDTYEHRSTCRVLLIVFLILSLIAVVIAAVVLAVLLTKTPSSGTTTEEFQSLVRITQEPYISQYNDTSSPEFRDFQNKFCAELLEEVKKTEPDLADAYECDVLEIRNGSVVVRYRLRLKPSKVPPGASASDFNNRIMATISQAVRNGSIGNFSTDTNIVCGATEVGTFVNSSDCGTPPTTSSSTTVTTTTSTASSTTSSPALNTSTTPLVTNTTTTSAPGMNTSTTTSSTVNTTTTSPVLNISTTTTPTTSVTANTTSSPTTTTTITTSLSTSTTTSLPTVSSIPAFNTSTTTSTISATSTTTPRPAASSTSDLSTSASLSSSVTSTTTSTSSSSFVSTTKTTESLSSTTGTFLSAAVTTSGASSPAVSPTSSSTTSQSLPLSETISDTVLLSSTQESSLLSSLFSATPWPTSQIVDIFALSSSSSIVSTLSTPSFTTLPASLNVLLTPSSSSPFSVLTSVMPTPVWSSPTMNQISSEMSSLLSFSESFNTLSDLLTSTPIDSSSLMSELMSLVPTTSSEIQVLSSKSPSAVTPSVLGDTSLPVTSSDLDSSSLWFSATTVTTEPLIVSPSSMSSALSSSMAGVSFQTLSTQTPELSTTPTWSSSESVVVLGSSALETLLTTHEVLSSTQSLSSLLPSGSTAVSIMSSTGLPGTSQLSSTIDTVTVVTRTNQTLSLTSVIGLETASPSVTGVVSRSSVTSVIGPSAVTSVISPSSVSIVDKPATATVSGSVPGVTSSSSDLLTSPAAESPSATTVITPATVTTSVTRFITPASVSVAGVITSDTASFSITDMISPSSVISVISQQTKSHSDSTLTPLSNLLTSVSSPAVASGSVSSVTASSSVTNVVQSSTDFVITPSRDSVTSMITPAMSSLSVSGVTSTATATGSVPTVIGLATTSLSGVSQTASDSMSTVITPATSAGSVIGVVISTTTSSSATALVTSASATSGVTMATSSGSLTSGVISATSSSVITPATSLGSVTSVISPATASISTSRVVPLATSTGSAPSVMTSTTSSGSATIAISPSSTWSYGLVNATAESGSSSSSSSLLPTPQLVMSTLSSPFSLSAAAATSTSSGSLQQPSLTTPDVATPSAAAPQTYSSAVSSLTSLSPPSPTMDFSRQTASLSSSDTKIFTSSLSHMESSELVAESTTAAFLSSIPASAILTSFAQTNILTSSPQTILTSSPQTYIVASSPQTSILSSSPQTILTSSSQTNILTSSPQTNILTSSLQTNILTSSPQTIILTSSPQTSILSSSPQTILTSSSQTNILTSSPQTNILTSSPQTNVLTSPPQTNIVTSSLTSSPQTNILTSSPQTNILTSSPQTSVLSSFPQTNILTSSPQTNILTSSPQTSILTSYPQTSIITSSPKTFILSSSPQTNILTSSPQTILTSSPQTTVLSNFPQTNILTSSPQTNILTSSPQTNILTSSPQTSVLSNFPQTNILTSSPQTNILTSSPQTILTSSPQTTVLSNFPQTNILTSSPQTNILTSSPQTNILTSSPQTNILTSSPQTNILTSSPQTNILTSSPQTSVLSNFPQTNILTSSPQTNILTSSPQTNILTSSPQTNILTSSPQTSVLSNFPQTNILTISTQTNILTSSPQTSVLSNFPQTNILTSSPQTSILTISPQTNILTSSPQTILTSSPQTNILTSSPQTNILTSSPQTTFSPAHLRPF
- the LOC112555454 gene encoding serine-rich adhesin for platelets-like isoform X4 — encoded protein: MDAPTWKKRFHSHWPRMTALYDNQTFEDDKADTQVMYDPTRDTPSEWNGAYRFYAQPRGGDHYELRRKEEGSGSTSELSRDTYEHRSTCRVLLIVFLILSLIAVVIAAVVLAVLLTKTPSSGTTTEEFQSLVRITQEPYISQYNDTSSPEFRDFQNKFCAELLEEVKKTEPDLADAYECDVLEIRNGSVVVRYRLRLKPSKVPPGASASDFNNRIMATISQAVRNGSIGNFSTDTNIVCGATEVGTFVNSSDCGTPPTTSSSTTVTTTTSTASSTTSSPALNTSTTPLVTNTTTTSAPGMNTSTTTSSTVNTTTTSPVLNISTTTTPTTSVTANTTSSPTTTTTITTSLSTSTTTSLPTVSSIPAFNTSTTTSTISATSTTTPRPAASSTSDLSTSASLSSSVTSTTTSTSSSSFVSTTKTTESLSSTTGTFLSAAVTTSGASSPAVSPTSSSTTSQSLPLSETISDTVLLSSTQESSLLSSLFSATPWPTSQIVDIFALSSSSSIVSTLSTPSFTTLPASLNVLLTPSSSSPFSVLTSVMPTPVWSSPTMNQISSEMSSLLSFSESFNTLSDLLTSTPIDSSSLMSELMSLVPTTSSEIQVLSSKSPSAVTPSVLGDTSLPVTSSDLDSSSLWFSATTVTTEPLIVSPSSMSSALSSSMAGVSFQTLSTQTPELSTTPTWSSSESVVVLGSSALETLLTTHEVLSSTQSLSSLLPSGSTAVSIMSSTGLPGTSQLSSTIDTVTVVTRTNQTLSLTSVIGLETASPSVTGVVSRSSVTSVIGPSAVTSVISPSSVSIVDKPATATVSGSVPGVTSSSSDLLTSPAAESPSATTVITPATVTTSVTRFITPASVSVAGVITSDTASFSITDMISPSSVISVISQQTKSHSDSTLTPLSNLLTSVSSPAVASGSVSSVTASSSVTNVVQSSTDFVITPSRDSVTSMITPAMSSLSVSGVTSTATATGSVPTVIGLATTSLSGVSQTASDSMSTVITPATSAGSVIGVVISTTTSSSATALVTSASATSGVTMATSSGSLTSGVISATSSSVITPATSLGSVTSVISPATASISTSRVVPLATSTGSAPSVMTSTTSSGSATIAISPSSTWSYGLVNATAESGSSSSSSSLLPTPQLVMSTLSSPFSLSAAAATSTSSGSLQQPSLTTPDVATPSAAAPQTYSSAVSSLTSLSPPSPTMDFSRQTASLSSSDTKIFTSSLSHMESSELVAESTTAAFLSSIPASAILTSFAQTNILTSSPQTILTSSPQTYIVASSPQTSILSSSPQTILTSSSQTNILTSSPQTNILTSSLQTNILTSSPQTIILTSSPQTSILSSSPQTILTSSSQTNILTSSPQTNILTSSPQTNVLTSPPQTNIVTSSLTSSPQTNILTSSPQTNILTSSPQTSVLSSFPQTNILTSSPQTNILTSSPQTSILTSYPQTSIITSSPKTFILSSSPQTNILTSSPQTILTSSPQTTVLSNFPQTNILTSSPQTNILTSSPQTNILTSSPQTSVLSNFPQTNILTSSPQTNILTSSPQTILTSSPQTTVLSNFPQTNILTSSPQTNILTSSPQTNILTSSPQTNILTSSPQTNILTSSPQTNILTSSPQTSVLSNFPQTNILTSSPQTNILTSSPQTNILTSSPQTNILTSSPQTSVLSNFPQTNILTISTQTNILTSSPQTSVLSNFPQTNILTSSPQTSILTISPQTNILTSSPQTILTSSPQTNILTSSPQTNILTSSPQTTFSPAHLRPF